The following proteins come from a genomic window of Bacteroidia bacterium:
- a CDS encoding ABC transporter permease yields MQQQLQLISIQFKEFFREPGILFWTLAFPVLMAWGLGIAFTQKEDQVRHVAVVNYNGEHGQLQKFFGQGSHDQSGYQVRLGNEKLGNTIFHFHPVSEEEATLMVKRGKAAVIMDAAGQNLRYLLDPQNPEAQLIYMQLTDAMSGKNTAMDAENIRALSQTGTRYVDFLVPGLLAMGIMMSAMWGISYSLIEKRSKKLLRRMVATPMSKIGFLVSHLVARIALSVVEAALLLAFAWWYFRIEIQGSLPALVLIFLAGNFAFTGIAIFVSSRTSNTQVGNGWINLVVMPMMICSGIFFSYHNFPEWLVPVIRMLPLTLLADGVRSIFIEGAGMQQVWLEMAVLTGLGTACFAIGLKMYKWY; encoded by the coding sequence ATGCAACAACAATTACAACTTATTTCAATACAGTTTAAGGAATTTTTTCGGGAACCGGGAATTCTCTTTTGGACGCTGGCTTTTCCGGTGCTGATGGCCTGGGGCCTCGGCATTGCCTTTACGCAGAAGGAAGATCAGGTACGGCATGTAGCTGTAGTTAATTATAACGGGGAGCATGGTCAACTACAGAAATTCTTCGGCCAGGGCAGCCATGATCAATCCGGATATCAGGTCCGGTTGGGCAATGAAAAGCTCGGCAATACCATCTTTCATTTTCATCCGGTTTCGGAGGAGGAAGCAACCCTGATGGTGAAACGCGGGAAAGCGGCCGTGATAATGGATGCGGCCGGGCAGAATTTGCGCTATCTCCTGGATCCTCAGAACCCGGAAGCGCAACTGATATATATGCAGTTGACTGATGCCATGTCAGGGAAAAATACTGCAATGGACGCTGAAAACATCCGGGCGCTAAGCCAGACGGGCACCCGATATGTGGATTTTCTGGTGCCGGGCCTGCTGGCGATGGGCATCATGATGTCAGCGATGTGGGGAATCAGTTATTCATTGATTGAGAAACGCAGCAAAAAACTTCTGCGCAGAATGGTGGCAACACCAATGTCAAAAATCGGTTTTCTGGTATCCCACCTTGTGGCACGCATCGCATTAAGTGTGGTGGAAGCAGCTTTGTTACTGGCATTTGCCTGGTGGTATTTCCGCATTGAGATCCAGGGAAGTTTGCCGGCATTGGTGCTTATCTTTTTAGCCGGAAACTTTGCTTTTACGGGCATCGCGATTTTCGTCTCTTCCCGCACCTCCAATACGCAGGTTGGCAATGGCTGGATAAATCTTGTCGTTATGCCGATGATGATTTGCTCCGGCATCTTCTTCAGCTACCATAATTTCCCTGAGTGGCTGGTACCGGTTATCAGAATGCTCCCGCTCACCCTCCTTGCTGACGGAGTGCGCAGCATCTTCATTGAAGGAGCAGGCATGCAACAGGTATGGCTGGAAATGGCAGTACTTACCGGCTTGGGAACGGCATGTTTCGCTATAGGGCTAAAGATGTATAAGTGGTATTAG
- the rlmN gene encoding 23S rRNA (adenine(2503)-C(2))-methyltransferase RlmN — MKKTNNIRHLEREDIQTYLKEQREPAFREKQISEWLWKKSATSFDEMTNLSVPLRKKLSRDFVTDAISVSTMQESRDGTMKYAFKLHDGHFVEGVLIPSGKRMTACVSSQIGCSLACSFCATAAIDLKRNLNFDEIYDQVAIINKNAQEHYSRPLTNIVFMGMGEPLLNYKQVTLGIAKITSENGLGISPSRITVSTAGIAKMIRRLGDEEVKFGLALSLHAANDVKRSKIMSINDSNNLEALAGAMQHYFEKTNNWITFEYVLLKDFNDQMKDADELARFCRKVPCKINLIEYNPIDNGIFQRSKVSQAEAFQQRLGEHKLICNIRRSRGQDIDAACGQLANKN; from the coding sequence ATGAAGAAAACCAACAATATCCGCCACCTGGAGCGGGAAGATATCCAGACTTACCTAAAGGAACAGCGTGAGCCTGCCTTTCGTGAAAAACAAATAAGCGAGTGGTTGTGGAAAAAATCGGCTACATCGTTTGATGAAATGACAAATCTTTCAGTGCCATTGCGCAAGAAGTTATCGCGCGATTTTGTCACTGATGCCATTTCAGTAAGTACGATGCAGGAGAGCCGGGACGGGACCATGAAATATGCCTTTAAGCTGCATGACGGGCACTTTGTAGAGGGAGTGCTGATTCCTTCCGGAAAGCGGATGACGGCATGCGTCAGCAGCCAGATAGGGTGCAGCCTTGCCTGTAGCTTTTGCGCTACTGCCGCAATTGACTTGAAGCGTAATTTGAACTTCGATGAAATATATGATCAGGTAGCTATCATCAATAAGAATGCGCAGGAGCACTATAGCCGCCCTTTAACCAATATTGTGTTTATGGGAATGGGAGAACCGCTCCTGAATTATAAGCAGGTAACTTTAGGAATAGCGAAAATTACCAGCGAAAATGGTTTGGGAATCTCGCCCTCCCGGATTACGGTGTCAACGGCCGGTATTGCTAAGATGATCCGCAGGCTGGGCGATGAGGAGGTGAAATTTGGCCTGGCCCTTTCTCTGCACGCTGCCAATGATGTGAAGCGCAGTAAGATTATGAGCATCAATGACAGCAACAATCTGGAAGCGCTGGCAGGAGCCATGCAACACTATTTCGAGAAAACCAATAATTGGATCACCTTCGAATATGTTCTTCTGAAAGATTTTAATGATCAAATGAAGGATGCCGATGAACTGGCGCGTTTCTGCCGCAAGGTTCCATGCAAGATTAATCTTATTGAATATAATCCTATTGATAACGGAATTTTCCAGCGCTCTAAAGTGAGCCAGGCTGAAGCATTTCAGCAAAGGTTAGGAGAGCACAAACTCATCTGCAACATCAGGCGCAGCCGTGGACAGGATATTGATGCCGCTTGCGGTCAGTTGGCAAACAAAAACTAA
- a CDS encoding immunoglobulin-like domain-containing protein — MKRTSNLNRFRSGSIQAWVSMISFFTLMAFTNNVYGENPRTPSTGFIENKGQIVDQNHDLNPDVKYLLNMPGLNVQLKGNSFSYDAYTVEVQEKAPSAHDLMYPGEEQPEVIYSFHRIDVEFIGANPSPQIIGEEAGTDYLHYYTTGTPEEGVTYVRHYGKVTYKNIYPGIDLEFLARPGTNKPVEYNFIVNPGADISQIKWRYNGSNGASISEDKIMIGTIHGKLYENIPLSYEKESNTTINLTYKALGSGAFGFNVPQYQIQHTLIIDPMPDIEWATYYGGTGVDNGFGGAATDAAANIFHAGQANSNTLATSGAHQTFGGGTYDAYLVKFSKDGTRLWCTYYGANGNETANGITTDAWGNVIIAGTTSSASTTNIATPGAHQASPSPGNEGFVARFNGNGIRQWGTYLGGSNNRDFGQRLATDSDGNVYFSAYMASAGLASTGAHQTAAGGGDDAIIAKFDSTGTAQWITYLGGNQNDAALAIVVNSNGDVYVAGQTGSSNNISSSGSYQSVHGGGNDAFLAKFNSSGVLQWSTYLGGSGADDARGIGLDASEDIYIGGGFSSSGFSTVGPSHQGDMDGYMAKFTPSGSLVWLRYLGGSGADRVFFLVTDMAGTSYVSGQTASSSGIATTDAYQETFGGSTDAFFAKFNSTGDLQWSSYFGGSGNEDSRGLTIDGLGNVIVTGRTGSSSGIATSGAFQTTYGGSTFDGYIAVFKDLVGENNAGTTKMTSPAGLTCSGNHDIKVEIVNAGIDTIQSVDVEWSVDGTAQSTVNVTTAINPGTLREVTLGNISFPANTTKIIKAWTSQPNNKADTFNTNDTIREEIRPGLSGTYTVGGTSPDYPDPAAAAADLSDYGMCGPVVFNLAAATFSGPVVLNQPEGNSSTNTISFLGAGKGATILTHAGTGTGDMATVMLNGADHVTFRDMTIENTGSTFGAGIWLTNAADSNHFINLDVEVDATSASNSVNGIIASGSATGISDGNTGSHNLFDSLNVTGGFHGIRLNGPNTSSSYAMENTISNSVFSDQYQFGVYLRSQTFPVVRVDSVKGLRNTSSYGVYVSYSANVEVANNVIEGNDIGIYLTYVNSSLADNNFESRIYNNMVSSTSDYGLYSANSEKLHIWHNSFSAEADHSTMRFQGSQTMDLRNNHIDNRSTVPNHYALHADALSTFSEMDYNNYYTLSSFVNIGVTYYANLPVLQAAVTQYNQNSSSRDPQFNSNTDLHTSINISGTYVGIDEDIDGDFRNTSAPVVGADEVNIPDNAGTTRLISPAPAFCAGSQDVIVQIGNYGINVINSVDVHWEVNGVAQPDTSITTAIALRGFRDINLGSVSFATGESKDIKVWTSMPNGITDPLRNNDTLRITVRTGLDGTYTVGGTAPDYADFSEAVFALNTWGVCGAVTFDVSPGTYNERLAIGNGIRGVSATNNITFNGAGRTSTNLSYSANGISDWATLLLNGTDHFTFSDMTISAMNANYGIGVQLTGGADSNTFRNVIIQTSTTSNSLDLVGIAIMTSTTDLYSAPGQPGDGNVFDSLEVTGGYYGIYLNGNSEHQVISNSVFTEQQVSSIYCSAQDYLRLSNNDISPLRNSSFSYSVNLDQISNFEINANTIDAVGEAGLYLQLGNDLGADPNFTSMIYNNMVSNTVGYAFYCANSSEISIYHNSFRSVGSSSNVLGAAYFSTTGAIDLRNNIIRNDNPNSYALYADLNPFDSMDYNNYYSFGNFVNIGTDYPDLSALRSGLPNLNQNSYSQDPQFVSLTNLHVSSYLPGEYVGVDIDIDGESRCPQNLSLGADEDGDWNFAKPVISTSHSNFFENNPLRFSNNIPDPQDKPVDYSWYIDGIMVSDSTAFNYAFTDSGSFSVKLVAENCAYRDSTTINIMVGSGIPILVLTGDNPDTSLVFDPYTDPGATATDRLGQDITGQIVVISNNVDDNVVGSYEIWYTVEDSWGNIDSAMRIVDVIDDEAPELDLVGLDTITIQVFGFINDPGVTTTDNYYKTVSVVVDSSTVDKNQVGMYTMTYTGTDSSGNSAQITRWVNVQDTMAPELVLIGPDTITVDVFSAYFEMGARVTDNYCNGVMNWHVDQLPDINVLGEYILTYSAMDCQNNSAIPVTRLVKVVDREAPVIDLIGDGAVTIDRWDDYADEGVTISDNYYEESILQGLLQTDESVNPLLDGTYSVCYEVTDPSGNKARKECRIVTVRANTTGVSESRSRLSIKAFPNPANGVVTLELGNGVINRANLSITDLAGRIVYQADVVKGQTQLNLDLTSEAEGMYLVRLMEDHRTTTIKLSIVKN; from the coding sequence ATGAAAAGAACATCCAACCTTAACCGATTTCGATCAGGAAGCATCCAGGCTTGGGTTTCCATGATCTCATTTTTCACATTAATGGCATTTACAAATAATGTATATGGTGAAAATCCCAGGACACCTTCAACAGGATTCATTGAGAATAAAGGACAAATTGTGGATCAAAACCACGATTTAAATCCCGATGTAAAATACCTTCTCAATATGCCGGGGCTGAACGTGCAACTCAAAGGCAACAGTTTCAGCTATGATGCTTATACTGTGGAGGTGCAGGAGAAAGCACCTTCAGCGCATGACCTAATGTATCCGGGCGAGGAGCAGCCAGAAGTCATTTACAGCTTCCATCGAATTGATGTGGAATTTATTGGCGCCAATCCTTCTCCACAAATTATTGGTGAAGAGGCAGGTACTGATTATCTGCACTATTATACTACCGGAACGCCAGAAGAAGGAGTTACCTATGTAAGGCATTATGGCAAGGTAACTTACAAGAATATTTATCCAGGGATTGATCTGGAGTTTTTAGCCAGGCCGGGTACGAATAAGCCGGTAGAGTATAACTTTATTGTGAATCCAGGAGCTGACATTTCTCAAATTAAATGGAGATATAACGGAAGCAATGGAGCAAGTATATCTGAAGATAAAATAATGATCGGTACTATTCATGGCAAATTGTACGAGAACATTCCCCTGTCCTATGAAAAAGAAAGCAACACCACCATCAATTTGACATACAAGGCCCTCGGTAGTGGAGCGTTTGGTTTTAATGTTCCTCAATATCAAATCCAACATACCCTGATTATTGATCCGATGCCCGACATTGAATGGGCTACATATTATGGAGGCACAGGTGTAGACAATGGGTTCGGGGGTGCGGCCACAGATGCGGCTGCCAATATTTTCCATGCTGGTCAGGCAAATAGTAACACCCTTGCCACATCAGGCGCTCATCAAACTTTTGGTGGAGGTACTTATGATGCTTACCTCGTGAAATTTAGCAAGGATGGAACACGGCTCTGGTGTACATATTATGGAGCGAACGGCAATGAGACAGCCAATGGAATTACTACGGATGCGTGGGGAAATGTAATAATAGCCGGAACCACAAGCAGTGCCTCAACTACGAACATCGCAACACCAGGCGCACACCAGGCATCACCTAGCCCCGGGAACGAAGGTTTTGTGGCACGGTTTAATGGAAATGGAATTCGCCAATGGGGTACCTATCTGGGAGGATCCAACAACCGGGACTTCGGACAACGACTAGCTACGGATTCAGATGGCAACGTATACTTCTCCGCATACATGGCTTCTGCGGGCTTGGCCAGCACAGGAGCGCATCAAACAGCGGCAGGCGGAGGTGATGATGCAATCATCGCCAAGTTTGACAGCACAGGTACTGCGCAGTGGATTACTTACTTGGGAGGAAATCAAAATGATGCAGCACTGGCAATTGTTGTCAACTCCAATGGTGATGTATATGTAGCTGGACAAACTGGCTCCAGCAACAATATTTCTTCCTCAGGGTCTTATCAGTCTGTTCATGGGGGAGGAAATGATGCCTTTCTGGCTAAATTCAATTCCAGCGGTGTGCTACAGTGGTCCACCTACTTAGGTGGTTCAGGGGCTGACGATGCCCGCGGAATCGGCCTTGATGCTTCAGAAGATATATATATAGGAGGGGGGTTCTCCTCATCTGGTTTTTCAACGGTTGGACCTTCACATCAGGGAGATATGGATGGGTACATGGCCAAGTTTACCCCTTCCGGATCGCTGGTATGGCTCAGGTATCTTGGCGGTTCTGGCGCAGACCGCGTCTTTTTTCTGGTAACTGATATGGCAGGGACAAGCTATGTTTCCGGCCAGACCGCCTCATCCAGTGGGATTGCCACCACTGATGCCTATCAGGAGACATTTGGAGGTAGTACTGATGCCTTTTTTGCAAAGTTTAATTCTACGGGGGACCTGCAATGGTCAAGCTATTTTGGAGGTTCGGGAAATGAAGACTCAAGAGGACTTACCATTGATGGATTAGGAAATGTTATCGTTACCGGGAGGACAGGCTCTTCCTCTGGAATAGCCACTTCGGGCGCATTTCAAACTACTTATGGCGGAAGCACCTTCGATGGTTACATTGCCGTGTTTAAAGATTTGGTGGGCGAAAACAATGCAGGGACAACAAAGATGACCAGTCCGGCAGGTTTAACCTGTAGCGGAAACCATGACATAAAAGTAGAAATTGTAAATGCCGGGATTGATACCATACAGTCGGTAGATGTGGAATGGTCTGTAGATGGCACAGCACAATCTACGGTGAACGTAACCACAGCAATCAATCCAGGTACCCTTCGGGAGGTAACTTTAGGCAACATAAGTTTTCCTGCAAATACTACCAAAATCATTAAAGCATGGACTTCGCAGCCAAATAATAAGGCTGACACCTTTAACACCAACGACACAATAAGAGAAGAAATTCGCCCCGGCCTCAGCGGTACCTACACAGTTGGCGGCACAAGCCCGGATTATCCTGATCCTGCTGCTGCAGCGGCAGATTTAAGCGATTACGGAATGTGCGGGCCGGTGGTGTTCAATTTAGCAGCAGCTACCTTTAGTGGCCCTGTAGTGTTGAATCAGCCTGAGGGAAATTCCTCCACAAACACCATTAGCTTTTTGGGTGCTGGCAAAGGGGCCACTATCCTCACCCATGCGGGTACAGGAACAGGTGACATGGCGACTGTGATGCTAAACGGAGCTGACCATGTTACATTTCGCGATATGACGATAGAGAACACCGGCAGCACTTTCGGTGCAGGCATCTGGTTGACGAATGCTGCCGACAGCAATCACTTCATTAATTTGGATGTGGAGGTGGACGCCACCTCTGCAAGCAACAGCGTAAATGGAATCATAGCAAGCGGCAGCGCAACAGGAATCAGTGACGGCAACACAGGAAGCCATAACCTCTTCGACAGCCTTAACGTAACGGGCGGTTTTCATGGCATAAGACTGAATGGCCCTAACACCAGCAGCAGTTATGCAATGGAAAATACAATAAGCAACAGCGTCTTTTCAGATCAGTATCAGTTTGGGGTATACCTGAGGAGCCAAACCTTTCCAGTCGTACGTGTAGATTCCGTGAAGGGCCTGAGAAATACCAGCAGTTATGGCGTGTATGTAAGTTATTCGGCTAACGTAGAGGTGGCCAATAACGTGATTGAGGGCAACGATATCGGTATATACCTTACGTATGTGAACAGCAGCCTGGCGGACAATAACTTTGAATCCCGCATTTATAACAACATGGTGAGCAGCACCTCCGATTATGGATTGTACAGCGCTAATTCTGAGAAACTGCATATCTGGCACAACTCCTTCAGCGCTGAGGCAGACCACAGCACAATGCGGTTCCAGGGTAGCCAAACAATGGACCTGCGCAACAACCATATTGACAACCGCAGCACAGTTCCAAACCACTATGCACTTCATGCCGATGCATTGTCCACGTTTTCCGAAATGGATTATAACAACTACTACACGCTTTCGAGTTTTGTAAATATTGGGGTTACCTATTATGCAAATCTTCCGGTATTGCAGGCGGCAGTGACTCAATACAACCAGAACAGCAGCAGCCGGGATCCGCAGTTTAATTCAAATACTGATCTTCATACAAGTATTAACATATCGGGCACCTATGTAGGCATAGACGAGGATATTGACGGAGATTTCAGGAACACATCCGCACCGGTGGTAGGCGCTGATGAGGTAAATATTCCTGACAATGCCGGTACCACGCGGCTTATCTCTCCCGCTCCCGCCTTTTGTGCAGGCAGCCAGGATGTGATTGTTCAGATTGGGAATTATGGCATCAATGTCATTAACAGTGTGGACGTACACTGGGAAGTTAATGGAGTGGCTCAGCCCGATACCAGCATTACAACGGCTATAGCGCTGAGAGGATTCAGAGACATAAACCTCGGCAGCGTATCTTTTGCAACCGGAGAAAGCAAGGACATTAAAGTCTGGACATCAATGCCAAATGGCATAACGGATCCGCTTCGCAATAATGATACACTCAGAATCACAGTACGAACAGGGCTTGACGGCACTTACACCGTAGGAGGTACGGCTCCTGACTATGCTGACTTCAGCGAGGCTGTATTTGCATTAAATACATGGGGCGTATGTGGAGCCGTAACGTTTGACGTCAGCCCAGGCACTTACAATGAACGACTTGCCATAGGCAACGGGATAAGAGGTGTTTCTGCTACTAATAACATTACTTTTAATGGAGCCGGAAGAACCTCCACCAACCTGAGCTATAGCGCCAACGGCATTTCAGACTGGGCCACACTCCTGCTCAATGGTACAGATCATTTCACCTTTAGTGATATGACCATTTCTGCGATGAATGCTAATTATGGAATCGGAGTACAGCTTACGGGTGGCGCAGACAGCAATACTTTCCGCAATGTGATCATCCAAACCAGCACTACTTCCAATTCTCTGGACCTGGTAGGAATCGCAATAATGACCAGCACCACCGATCTATATTCTGCACCAGGCCAACCGGGAGATGGCAATGTATTCGACAGCTTGGAAGTTACCGGAGGATATTATGGCATTTACCTGAACGGCAACAGTGAACACCAGGTTATAAGCAACTCCGTATTTACTGAGCAGCAGGTGAGCAGCATTTATTGCTCTGCCCAGGATTATTTAAGGCTCAGTAATAATGACATCAGCCCGCTGAGAAACAGTTCCTTTTCATACTCGGTAAATCTTGATCAGATCTCCAATTTTGAAATTAATGCCAACACCATTGATGCAGTTGGGGAAGCCGGATTATACCTTCAACTTGGAAATGACCTGGGAGCCGATCCAAATTTCACATCAATGATATACAACAACATGGTAAGCAATACCGTGGGTTATGCTTTTTACTGTGCCAATTCCAGTGAGATCAGCATTTATCACAACTCTTTCCGGTCAGTTGGCAGCAGCAGCAACGTATTAGGCGCAGCTTATTTCAGTACCACCGGGGCCATTGATTTACGAAATAATATCATCAGGAATGACAATCCGAACAGCTACGCGCTCTATGCGGACCTAAATCCTTTTGATTCCATGGATTATAACAACTACTATTCTTTTGGAAATTTCGTGAATATCGGAACGGATTATCCCGACCTCTCAGCCCTGAGAAGCGGATTGCCAAACCTCAACCAGAACAGCTACAGCCAGGATCCACAGTTTGTATCGCTCACTAACCTGCATGTGAGTTCATACCTGCCGGGCGAATATGTGGGTGTGGATATTGACATTGATGGTGAGAGCCGCTGCCCGCAAAACCTTTCCCTGGGCGCAGATGAAGATGGAGACTGGAACTTTGCCAAGCCGGTGATCAGCACCAGCCACAGCAATTTCTTTGAGAATAATCCACTCCGGTTCAGCAACAATATCCCTGATCCGCAGGATAAGCCGGTAGACTATTCCTGGTATATAGATGGCATCATGGTATCGGACAGCACAGCATTCAATTATGCTTTTACCGATTCCGGAAGTTTCAGCGTAAAACTGGTAGCCGAAAATTGCGCTTACCGGGACAGCACTACTATCAATATTATGGTAGGTTCAGGAATACCAATTCTGGTTTTGACCGGTGATAATCCCGATACATCCCTGGTTTTTGATCCTTACACGGATCCGGGAGCTACCGCAACTGACCGTCTCGGCCAGGATATTACAGGCCAAATCGTTGTGATCAGCAACAATGTAGATGACAATGTAGTGGGCAGTTACGAAATCTGGTACACAGTGGAAGATTCCTGGGGAAATATAGATTCCGCAATGAGAATCGTGGATGTGATAGATGATGAAGCACCCGAACTTGATCTGGTAGGATTGGATACTATCACAATTCAGGTATTCGGGTTCATCAACGATCCTGGTGTTACAACAACGGACAACTATTACAAGACCGTAAGTGTGGTAGTGGACAGCAGCACGGTTGATAAAAACCAGGTGGGAATGTATACCATGACCTACACAGGTACTGACAGTTCCGGAAACAGCGCCCAGATTACACGATGGGTAAATGTGCAGGATACTATGGCACCGGAACTTGTGTTGATCGGTCCTGATACCATTACGGTTGATGTATTCAGTGCATACTTCGAAATGGGTGCAAGGGTTACAGATAACTATTGCAATGGAGTAATGAACTGGCACGTGGATCAACTCCCCGACATTAATGTGCTCGGAGAATATATCCTGACGTACTCAGCAATGGACTGCCAGAATAATTCGGCAATACCCGTTACGCGCCTGGTCAAAGTAGTGGATCGCGAAGCTCCGGTCATTGACCTGATAGGCGATGGCGCTGTTACCATTGACCGGTGGGACGATTATGCGGATGAAGGCGTAACAATTTCTGACAACTATTACGAGGAATCCATTTTACAAGGTTTGCTACAGACTGATGAAAGTGTGAATCCTCTGCTGGATGGCACTTACAGCGTTTGTTATGAAGTAACGGATCCTTCAGGCAATAAAGCCAGGAAGGAATGCAGAATTGTAACAGTACGCGCGAATACGACCGGGGTATCCGAATCCCGTTCGCGCTTGTCCATCAAAGCATTCCCGAATCCTGCCAATGGAGTGGTTACCCTGGAGCTCGGTAATGGAGTTATCAACAGAGCAAATCTTTCGATAACCGACCTTGCCGGACGAATCGTTTACCAGGCTGATGTGGTGAAAGGACAGACGCAGCTAAACCTTGACCTTACTTCAGAAGCTGAAGGCATGTACCTGGTTAGGCTGATGGAAGATCATAGGACAACCACTATTAAATTGAGTATTGTAAAAAATTAG
- a CDS encoding ATP-binding protein, giving the protein MNQDKLKKAGEIKEKFSNINYNNSKNKKTLENAITRSLIKYSVDGIFTFNKEKVITSWNPTLEVLTGIDKMEVLGKPVHEIFPMLNKKYDENIFTQVLNGERLVIPENRYPNRNGYFEAQMMPLMNEENSVMGGLALIYDITDRKMAEEYIKKKNLMLEQSNEELRQFAYIVSHDLKAPLRAISNMASWIQKDYANALDNDGRELLEMIINRSVRMDDFINAILDYSKVGRLKHDVCEVRINDLVTEVLENLQPPASIKVEVQPDLPVLAFERVKLYQVFQNLIGNAIKFNDKANGAISVFCKEDGKHWIIGIKDNGIGIEKKYHKKIFQLFQTLSFRDETQDTGVGLAVVKKIVESNFGTIWLESEKGIGSTFYFSIPKKQSAAAALNLI; this is encoded by the coding sequence ATGAACCAGGATAAACTAAAAAAAGCCGGGGAAATAAAAGAAAAGTTCTCAAATATTAACTACAATAATAGTAAGAATAAAAAAACGCTTGAAAATGCCATTACCCGGAGTCTCATAAAATACTCTGTAGATGGCATATTTACTTTTAATAAGGAAAAAGTTATTACATCCTGGAATCCTACACTTGAAGTGCTTACAGGAATTGATAAAATGGAAGTATTGGGAAAACCTGTTCATGAGATTTTTCCTATGTTAAATAAAAAATATGATGAAAATATTTTTACACAAGTTCTTAATGGAGAACGGCTCGTTATACCTGAAAACAGATACCCTAACCGCAACGGCTATTTTGAGGCGCAGATGATGCCTTTGATGAATGAAGAAAACTCCGTAATGGGCGGCCTGGCATTGATCTATGATATTACGGACCGAAAGATGGCAGAAGAGTATATTAAAAAGAAAAACCTGATGCTGGAGCAGAGCAATGAAGAACTACGCCAGTTTGCTTATATCGTTTCTCACGACCTGAAGGCACCGTTGAGAGCTATTTCCAATATGGCCTCCTGGATACAAAAAGATTATGCAAACGCACTGGATAATGACGGGAGGGAGTTGCTTGAAATGATCATTAATCGTTCCGTGCGGATGGATGATTTTATTAATGCTATCCTCGACTACTCTAAGGTGGGCAGGTTAAAGCACGATGTATGTGAAGTGCGCATAAATGATCTGGTTACAGAAGTATTGGAGAATTTACAACCGCCTGCCAGTATTAAGGTGGAGGTGCAACCGGACTTACCGGTGCTGGCCTTTGAGCGGGTAAAGCTCTATCAGGTATTTCAAAACCTGATAGGAAACGCAATTAAATTTAACGATAAAGCAAACGGAGCCATCAGCGTTTTTTGCAAAGAAGATGGCAAGCACTGGATCATTGGCATTAAGGATAACGGAATAGGCATTGAGAAGAAATATCACAAGAAAATATTTCAGTTATTCCAAACACTCTCTTTCCGTGACGAAACACAGGATACGGGAGTTGGGCTGGCGGTAGTAAAGAAGATCGTTGAATCAAATTTTGGAACTATCTGGCTGGAATCAGAGAAAGGAATTGGGTCTACTTTTTACTTTTCGATACCTAAAAAACAATCAGCGGCTGCCGCGCTAAACCTGATATGA
- a CDS encoding ABC transporter ATP-binding protein has translation MDKEPVIEVKEVRKHFGKIKAVNGIDLKIWPGEFLALLGPNGAGKTTLVEMIEGIQRPDSGTISIRGMNWKKHQAKLRAMLGLSLQETHFIDKLTVRETLKLFASFYSLEAGRIEEILKLVNLEEKQKSYTKNLSGGQRQRLALGIAFLNRPEILLLDEPTTGLDPAARREIWDILFELREKFNTTMILTTHYMEEADYLCDRIVIIDQGKILAQGTLEELLAAHESNEIIQFRLGERTEKFELPRNGHEHKLHWDEKEQEWQLSVHDIVQYLPDFLATIKEQGLTLSTLECRKMTLDDLFIKMTGRRLDE, from the coding sequence ATGGATAAGGAACCTGTAATTGAAGTAAAGGAAGTCAGGAAGCATTTTGGGAAAATAAAGGCCGTAAACGGAATTGATCTGAAAATATGGCCGGGCGAATTCCTGGCTTTGCTGGGCCCCAATGGGGCGGGCAAAACTACGTTGGTAGAGATGATCGAGGGCATTCAGCGTCCTGATTCCGGCACGATAAGTATTCGCGGCATGAACTGGAAAAAGCATCAGGCTAAGCTGCGCGCAATGTTGGGCCTTTCACTTCAGGAAACGCATTTCATAGATAAGCTCACGGTGAGAGAAACACTGAAGCTGTTTGCCAGCTTCTACAGCCTGGAAGCAGGGCGCATTGAGGAAATCCTGAAACTGGTGAACCTTGAGGAAAAGCAGAAGAGCTACACAAAGAACCTATCAGGCGGACAGCGGCAGCGCCTGGCATTAGGCATCGCCTTCCTTAACCGCCCGGAGATTCTTTTGCTGGATGAACCTACCACGGGACTGGACCCCGCAGCCCGCAGGGAAATCTGGGACATCCTTTTCGAGCTGAGAGAAAAGTTTAATACCACAATGATCCTGACCACACACTACATGGAGGAAGCGGATTATCTCTGCGACCGCATTGTGATCATTGACCAGGGAAAGATACTGGCGCAGGGAACGCTTGAAGAATTGCTGGCGGCTCACGAAAGCAACGAAATCATCCAGTTCAGGCTGGGAGAGCGAACTGAAAAATTTGAATTGCCACGCAACGGCCACGAACATAAGCTGCACTGGGACGAGAAGGAGCAGGAGTGGCAGCTTTCAGTACACGACATCGTGCAGTATCTTCCTGATTTCCTGGCAACAATAAAGGAGCAGGGATTAACGCTTTCTACCCTGGAATGCCGCAAAATGACTTTGGATGATCTGTTTATTAAAATGACCGGAAGAAGACTGGACGAATAA